The nucleotide sequence CGGGGAGGACGAGGCAACGGGCGGAGCCGTGCCCCGCGTCGTCAACGTTCCGCCCGAGCCGGCGCACGACGCCGCCAGCCGCACCGCACTGCGCTGGGCGGTGGCGTGGAAGCTGCTGGTCGTGCCCGGTCTGGCGGCGGGTCTGGGGCTGGCGGCCGGCCTGCGCGGTGCCGCCCTGTTGATGCCGGTGACGACGGCGTCATTGCCGACGGCGCAGAACGTGTTCATGTACGCCTCCCGTTACGGGGTGGCCAAGCCCCTGGCCCGGGATGCCGTGCTGCTCACGACGGCGGGGTTCGTGCCGGTGGTGCTGGTGGCCGCGGCGGTGCTGTGAACCGTCGGAGCAGGCCCGGCTGTGCGGGCGGCGAGTACGGGTCGCGGGCAGGCGGGCCGCAGCACGGTCGAATCAGGTAGCGAGGAATCCCCGCAGGCCGCGATCCAGCAGTACCTCGCGCACCTCCGCCACGATCTCGCGCATGTGCTGCTCGGCCTGTTCAACCCTGCCCGCGGCGATTGCCTCGGCCAGGCGAACGTGCAGCTCCAAGGCCTGTGGCTTAGGAGACTGCCAGGGCGCGCCGACCAGCCGCGCGCGGCCGCTGAGCACCTCGGCCACCACCTCGGTGAGGGCGGCGAAGGTGTCGTTCTGGCTTGCCGTGAGTACCAGGCTGTGGAAGGCGATATCGGCGTCGAGGTATGAGGCGACGGATCCGGTGCTTCCCTGTTCGCGGATCGTGTTGGCCAGGCGCAGTAGTTCCAGGCGCTGTGCTTCGGTGGCGCGGCGGGCCGCGGCCGCGGCGGCGACGGGCTCTACGGCGGCGCGCAGCTCGGTCAGTGCTCCGAACTTCGGTCCCTCGGGG is from Actinomyces sp. 432 and encodes:
- a CDS encoding FadR/GntR family transcriptional regulator — encoded protein: MTSSVRRGDILDALGRAIISGKLRPGESLTLDDIQSQHDISRTLARDCVRTLESVGLVESRRRVGAVVRPPADWAALSPLVIRWQLDADPEGPKFGALTELRAAVEPVAAAAAARRATEAQRLELLRLANTIREQGSTGSVASYLDADIAFHSLVLTASQNDTFAALTEVVAEVLSGRARLVGAPWQSPKPQALELHVRLAEAIAAGRVEQAEQHMREIVAEVREVLLDRGLRGFLAT